A stretch of DNA from Ammospiza nelsoni isolate bAmmNel1 chromosome 10, bAmmNel1.pri, whole genome shotgun sequence:
ATATTTAGCAGTTTTGTTGAAGCCAATATATGCTTATGGAAAACATGACCAAATTAAGCATTTCTTGCAATTAAGATTGAGCACCCATAAATTGGTCATAAATTGTGTGGTCCTGCTTGAAACAGAAAGGCAATAAACTCTCCAATTCAGCATCCTGCGGTACCACTGCACCATTTTGAATACAAGCTGTTCTAGTCACAAAGgacacatttattttcttgaagcCAGAGACACAGATGGTATAAACTGGAGTACCTCTCCCGATTTCAAATAAAAAGCAGTGATTTATAAGTGCTGAGGATTTGGTCTAAAGGTCAAGATATTTCTCTGGCTTAGAAAGCTCTGTTCAGGGGAGTGGGGAAAATCAATGGCACTTAAAACTGAGAACCTATTATCATTATACACATCCTTAAGTGCAGCACGTGTTCCTCTGCTTATTTACAATATAGTGAACTGGGTGCCAGTAAGTGAATTCAAGGCATTTTTCACCCTCTATTTTTGACAACTTTCAGACATCTCACGTCTTACTGTACGTTAAACCTAAAGAGAAagtgtttttcatttctttaccTGAAACCATCTTTTACTTGAAATATAACATAGAGAGAATAACTTTATCTCTTTTTGACCCCTTACAagtttatttcttcttcagaaaaataaattttatcaaGCAGTCAAGTAATGTAAACAGAAGGAATAAATAAACCTGTATGCATCAATCAGAGACAGCAGCTGTTTCCAGAAAAACCTGAGCAATTATTTATGAAATTATGTCTTCTTGAATGCTTCTGCATACCCTCAGAATCCCGGGAGGGCCTGATTTCCTGATGAGCCTAAATTGCTGAATTAGAAGATGAGACAATGTCATGGTACCAATTAACAAAAGTATTGCATATTGTCtcaaaatgtttgttttcttttttaataattgcATCTAACAAAGACATTCCTTCATCCTAAGCATGGAGGAACATCCCACTATCAGTGACTTGGATGATTAAATGCCCTTAAAATGGCCATACTCACTTTTGTGTGAGAGCAGCAAGACAGTAAACACATGGCATGTATTTCAATCAAGGAATGGGTGTCCATTGATTTATCCATTAGAAACAAGTTCTTAAACCTGACATTACCCTTGGTGCTGACGAAGAATAGAATCACTGTCCTGCAATGCAAAATGGGGCAGCGATGGTGGAGCTGTTGGATGGAATTATCATGCTGGGATGTGCAAGGTGCCTCAGGGCTGCCATGGGTGCCTCCACACATTTGCCCTTTGCACCTTTGCTTTGCAGCTCACTGCTTTCTCTTTAGATTAAACAAGCCCAGGTGAAATTatgttttcctgccttttgtGGGCTTAGCTGAAAGACCTTACTGATACAtcaagatttttctttccaattatTATCTGTGATTGCTAATTGTTAGCTTCAACAAGAGTAACGCTAACATGTTAGCTTCAACAAGAGTATCCAGATGGCTGGATTAGCTGATCAAGCCCAAAATACTTAGTCCAGTACACTACTTCCTTTGCTGGGGATCTCAGGACTACTGTGGAAGCACAACAGCAGTCATGGCTGAAGCAGCACTCAAGACCACTGAACTGCAAAGTGAATATTGTTTTACCCCGTATCTGGTCATCCCCATGTGTACACTTCAGGCATTTTCAGTGCTgtcccacagcctggcagcacagcccccaacAGACCTGTCCCTCAGGGGAGGACAGAGCTCCCCTAGGTGACCCTGGCAGATCACCACCTTTGTGGGTGCAGGGGTCTTGCCCCAAATTGCACTCACAAGGAGCACCTGCAGAAAGTGTTTCTGATGCTGCAACTCCTTGGCTTGCTGATATTTTGGTAGGTTGGAATAGATGCAGCAAGGTAGGCCTCTTGGGGTTTGACTAAATGGAATTAACTGAAGTAAGATCATACCCTTCCAGGGGTGGTCAAATGTCATTCTCTTCAAAGCTGGTGTTCTCTTTGCCTTTTCCTCTGGCACTTTCCCATGAAGTGTTTGCTTTCAGACCTACTTTCAGGACTGTCAAATGAGAAGTGACTGTTTTGATCACCTCATTTAATCCCACACATATCATGGCTCATCAGATTAAAAAATCTTACTATTATGGAAATGGATGCTTCTTCAGTGATGGAGAAATGAGTACACCTCTGGCTCAAAGGTTCAGGAATAGCTGAAAAGCTGTAGCTGTCTCGTTAGACTGAATATAGCATTCATACTGCATGGAATCAATTGCTACATTGcagaaaaaagaacagagaatTAGGCTGATATCCCTTTGGATAAAGGTATGGAAAAATATTAACCTAGAGGTTAGAAATGAGGTAGGCATTCAAATAGTCTCTAATGCTAAAAGTAGTGTagcagtgcagctgtgcagTAGTTGAGCAATGGATGTAATGAAGTATCTATAATGTTTTTTATGGCCAGCCTCATCTTGCAGGCAAACTTTCCTCTTCAGGACAACAGAGGCTGAGCAGGCATACAAATGAGAAGGCATGCACACAATTCCATCCCAATCCCACCTTGCTTTGGCCAGTGTTTCTTATCCTAACTCTGTTAGAAATACATCAACTGAaaacctgccctgtgcccctcatTCCAGACTTAATGTATGAAGATAAAGGTTAATTCACCCATGTGGGGTGAATTTTCACTTGCTGCATCTCCCAAACTCTCTTCTCCATCACACTGTTCTATCTAACAAAGAACCCAAAGCTGACTGAGAAACACAGAATGACCTGGATTTaaaggaccttaaaaatcatttaGTTTcaacctccctgccacaggcagggatgcCATTCACTAGATCACattgctcagggccccatccaatctggccttggacacttccagggatgggacatccaaTACTTCTCTGGGATTTCTAGCttcctggaaagcagcagcttaaaaaaaagtattctaCTCTAAGTCTCAGCTGCCTGAAGTCAGCCTAAAGTCATTTTCAACAACTGAGCTACTTCAGActccctcctctcctcacaCTATTTGATATGTTTAGATTCTTAATTCAGTACCAGCCAGGAACAGGAAATGTTAATAATTACCCCAATTTTCAATCACTACACCTGATTTTTCAAAGTAGCACGTTCACGAATTTCCTCCCTTTGTGTGACTAGAAGCTGAAGAGTGAAACTCCACGTGGGCAAACAccaaagcagctctgaagccctgcagagcagctcaggaaaacaaaaacctgaGCTGCATCACTTGCTCTGATCTCACGCCTCGTGCTCATCCAGAGTCAGAGCACACAGCTGAGGTCACTGCTCTCCTGTGCAGTTCATTAGGGTGAATGTTTGCAATAACCACTCCAAACTGGCACGAAACTCCCAGGAAACTATGAGGAAACAGAACCCTTAACAAATGGGAACAATCAATATAGAGAAAGGCTAGTCCTGACAAGGATTTACAGGACCATCTCACAAAGAAAGCCTTGGAGCCACACACAGCCTGAAAGACAATGCAGAAGCACAGcaccctctgccctgctctgtagGATGTGGGGATGCCTTCAGGCACATGACTCCAGTGCTAGTTCCTCATGGAGTACAGACTGTTTCTGTGGTGCAGAAATGACAGAAGCAGCAAATACAGCTCCAGAAAAGCTTCAGAGcattcccttcctctccctccatAAATCCCTCTTTACTGAAGGAcgacacaggtgacacagacacacagggtGCACAGTGACAATGAAGGGACTGTGTGGTTCCATACAGCTGGATTGAGTGGCTGTCCTTCAACACCTTCCAGTTCCTTCAGAAAAGGGCACAGTGTGGCAGCCCAAGTGCTGGTACCCTTTAAATAGTTTCCCTCTAACCTCTGAGGATTGACATTGTATTTCAcaggggtctgccaagtgttaaggCACACTGCCATGTTAtcccacacaaacacagaaaggaTTAAGGAACAGTCAGTGACAATTAGTAATGTTTATCTTTTCCACTGTTTCACATTTTTCACGTTCTACatctttcttcagttttctgtaGGGCTGTCTCCACttttttgcagggttttttttttttttttttttgcataatgttctaccaatatttttttcatttctgatttGGCCttacaatttaattttctttgttatttccTCCCCACTTTCATAATTGTCTGTAattcatatttaaaatgttaaaagcaTGCAAAACGGTTTTTAGAAAACAGGACAATAAGGACCAAGGTTTCCTTACCATATCAGATGAGTAGCCCAGCCTCCCCCGTCTATCACCATGTAAATCATGACACGTAAATGTGGCAGTCTGGTCAAATGCCATGTTCAAATCTCCCAATTTAGATTCTTTATGGTGGATCATTTCAATGTAGAATTGAAAGACATAAAATGCCAGACCTGTATGTGTTTTCTATAAATCTTAGAGTGTCTTCTACCTCTGTAATATCTGAACACAAACCTGATTCTTGCTCAGGGCAGTAATCCCACAGGATTAAGTCATACTGTAAATACCAGACAAATTACAATCAGATTAGATGGGCAGTCTGTTCATTTACTCAACACAACTGTACTCCAGTCTTTTCACCACTGGTGTCTATTTATAACATGAAtgtgtttttcttaaataaatgaACACAAGTTCAATTTCATATCTTTCTTGTTCTTACTATTTGTGGCCAATAAGGAACAGATTTCTATTTCCTAAGGAGCAATGAGAGAGTGCTCCTTGAGAGGCCAACAAGGCTGCTCTTGGTACAGATCTGCAGGACAAGATTTAGTTTAAATTTATCAGTGAAAAGTCTTTTGAAAATTTTGCATTCAATTTCAGTCAAGCAGAATTTCAGAATATAGCAAATATATTCTGGAGATAGGTTTgagacagcagcacagacatgCTGAAATTACCCAGATTTGCAATATTCACGGCAGGAATTTCTCCAGGTTCCAAACTTGCTTACACTGGTGAGAATACAAACCTCACTGAGTAGAACTAGTGTAGCTTGGGATTTACAGGGGATTTCGGCTTGCTTATGAAAAGGAAGTATATTTAATAATGTTTGGTATTACCTGCCAAAATCTTCCTAGCatttcactgaaattatttataaatgtcACATCACATCCTTCATAATTGTTCCCAATTACAAGAATCATCTTGCCTTTTAGATACaaacttgcttccatccagCACACAAATCCGGTGTTACTGTAGTTTTACTACTGCAATCAATTAATGAAACCCTACTAAAACATGAAGCTGAGACTTCCATAAAACAGGATTAATGACTACAGGCCATGAAAATACTAAAGATAAATTAAGCAAACTGCTGCACCAACTAGTATCCTCTTGCTAACTCTATTCTCACCTTCACCTTCTGATTGCAGAGTTCTTATTCCTGATGTGCACAGAGATAAATAAGAATAACACTGAGGCTGGAGAAGTGGAGCCAGTGAGTCAGGAGGGATGAGTTGTAGGCCAGCCTAACCCATTGCTACCAAGCTTCTCCATTCTTACAGACAGGCATGTCCTCACTCAGCTTCAGAGGTGAGGCAGACAACTCTGCCTGTGGAAACCCAGAGGGGGTGTCCTGCTGAGCACCCTGAGCATGCCCTGTGACCACACTGTGATGGGCGACACAACAGAGTGGCACAAACACAACCAAAAACACAGTGTGGTATTCACTTCTCTTCCACAGTGATACAGTAGCCTGGAAACCAGAACACCCTCTTTTATCAGGAATAAACCAGTGCAGTTTATCATACATAGAGCTGTCAATAGCTATAAAATAGTACCTACACAAACATGAGATCAGCTGCTCTCCAAAGACAGCTTTTTCATTAGGCAGGTGTCAACAATTCAAAGTCAAAAACAGATTTTACTGAAGTGGAGGAGAAAGCATCCCAAGTCTGCTTTGCACTGAGACAGGAGGTGTTAGAATGACCTTCTACTGCAGGACACCCACTGAACAGGAACATTTTTGCAACAGAAATACTGGTGCCGGGTTCTGCTTTCACACATGTGACTCCCATTGATTTCAAAAGGAGTTTCCATATTTCACTAGCTCAGAAGTAGATGGTGTACATGGTGCAAACCTGAATGCATACAGAACATTGATTTTATGACACAGCATATGACAAGTGAATATTGGCTTAAGGTTTTCCTGCACAGCCTCCCTCTGTGCATTCCTTCCTGTGCGGGTTTATAGGTTATGTGCATTACAGGTTTGATGGTTTTCAGATCAATTCACAGCACAACCTTCCAACCAGTCACACCAGCCCAGCTGAAAGAGATAGttcacagcacagcatggaagGACAGGAATGGtttacacagaatcacagaatcattcaggttggaaaagccctccaatATCATCAGACTTAACCTTTGCCCCAGGCTTAACCAAGGTTAAGCTGGTACCTTTTGTTGTCATCATATTTTCTAGGATTTCTGGCCAAGTTAAGGGCAGTCAGTGGATCTCTGCAAATAACCCTCAACAGTTATTGTTTGGTTATTTTGCTACAAGCTGCTTAGCATCCATCAAGAAAGGAAGGATGTGACAAGGGTGGAAGATTCCCAATTCACATGGTACCTTTACAGCTGTAGAAAAATTAATGAGAACTGACTCTTTTTGCAAGACCAAGCCATGAATTGTACTTCTAAGTGCAGTATGGATACTTAAAAACTTTAGAAATATAAGAATATGAAAACTAAaatgttgaaagcgaagggagatgacccatctttgttgatcagcatcgactccaatttattgatcaaatcagtCACCCTTtataatagtgttaattaacttcatgcatattgcaaaatccgagcTCACAATAGGTTACAGAGtaaactctaacccctccttttgtccACAATACCCGtggttgtttattgaaaccaaaattagtgttctcactgtgatatgaaaagttttcaaaaccttcatatctgttcccagagcagccaaggactgttatgagaagactgtctgagaatcctgctgtttataaaaaaggtgcctgagaacctagttatttacaaaatcaagcctggaaactgctgctttacagctgccttttactttcccatcagctgtataccttcatggcctctttctttaagccatgcttgaaccaggctctccacactaaagcaataataatttttcttttcattacagGAAATTTCCCTAAGGAATTCAGAATTCTGagttatttaatttttgcaAGCATTTGATTTAGAAAAGTAGAGTAGCAGATATTATTAcacaaaaatgagcaaaaatgaCATCAAGGACTTACTTTCTGCAGGTTCCTTAGATCTTCTGCCACTGGAGGATTTCCTCAGGAGACTTCTTCCTGAGGTGAAGAGGCTGGTTAGCTCCTCCAGAGGACTGGTGGGTGTCCGAGAGCgggagctgctctgagatgATGACCCGTAGGTGCTGACTGACACACTGACCATCTTCCCTCCTTCTTGCAATGTGTTTCTGGCTGTAGAATGAGGCACTGATGGAGAGCTTCTTGAGAGACTTCCTGAATGTACAGAGTCATAAGGTGGAGGTCTTTTGAGGCTTAAGGGGGTAAGAGACCTACCCATACTGACAGGAGAAGGTGAGGCAGAGTGACTTTTAGGATAACCATGTGGAGACTGCGTTCTGTATAAGGTAGAAGGATGAGGAGGTGAGGAGGTGTGCCCAGGGGTGCTAGTTCCATGAGATACTGTCTGGTCTTTCTCCAGTTTTTGATGGCCTGGTGTATGAGGTGGCAGTGAAGATGGAGAAGCTCCAGCTTGCTGTTTGATGTAAGACACATTTTCTAGGACGGGAAGTTTTGTGACCTCTAGTGGAGTTAGAGGAGACTCGTCAGAATTCGGGGAACACTGCACTGGCGCTGGTGGGAACACCAGCAGTGGAGGTCTGTGAGAGAGCAGGTTTGGAAATGGCGGGGGTATGTCACAAAGCAAGCCCTTGGGAGTAGATGGCACTGGAGACTTGGTGAAATCTAGGTCAGGCACTGTGGGAGTAGCACACTGAGAAGAACAAGTGTGATGGTCATATTCACATTGACATTTTGAGTCTTGGCCTACATCATCAAATATAGGGTATTTCATCTCCTCATAGACTGCTTCGCTTTGGTCATCCTCATCTTTTTTGAAGTCTCTGAGAATATTCCCAACCATTTCAATATAAACAGGCTCCTCTTCCTCTGTGTCTGGAGCAGGACTGCTGACCTGCGAGAGCGAGGCATCCCTAGTGAGGGTTGCCTTCATAGGGCCATGCTTTTTGATATATGTTTCATCAAAAGATGTGCTTAGCTGAGTGTTTGGGTTTCGTTTCGGCTTAGGAGGTGGAATCTTCTTTGTGTACTCATCACTGTGAGGTCTTGGTTTGGCTgacactgaaaacagaaaagaacacAAACTCATCAGAAGCTGTAACACACCTTGTCAACCATAGGGTCTCTGTTACAGTGCCATAATTCTGGAATGGATTTTCTGGGACCAGCTTATTGCTGGTTATCTCTGGTATTACATCAATAGAACACTATAAAAATAACGCTCAATTCAAAACACTCCTAGACTTCCCCCAGAATGCTTTGACACTCCAGGATTAAGTAAGTAGTGAGCACTTCCCTTCCTCCGAGACATCTGTTCTTTCCCAAACTCTTTGGGACAGGGgactttccatttttaaatattctgcttttcaaatATCACTGTGGGATTTTAAAGACCCAAAGAGTTCCAAACAACATAATGCTAAATATCAAAGTGAACTCCTTTTGACTCCGAGAGAACACTTAAGGTCCTGGACAGTCATACTGGAATGACAGTGAGGTAACTCTGCAGTGACAAAGTGATGAATCAAGACCTTTTTATTCATAGTAACTTCTTGCATAAAGCACCACAATTGTCTCAGTACAAACAGAGAAGCAAAATACTCATACACAAACTGTAAAATCTGCTGTTGGGATAATTCTAGTGATTTATCTGGACTCTATTATGTTAGAATCTCATGAATCTCTTAATGAGATTTCTGTGAAGTCAAGGAATAACAAAGTATCTCACAGATTTGGATC
This window harbors:
- the NYAP2 gene encoding neuronal tyrosine-phosphorylated phosphoinositide-3-kinase adapter 2; translated protein: MMSSNQEEVTLGAFLQYIEDMGMKAYDGLVIQNASDIARENDRMRNETNLAYLKEKSEKRRKQEEAIKRIGGEVARGNEGSYVGKHFRMGFMTMPAPQDRLPHPCSSGFTVRSQSLHSVGGTDDESSSSRKQPPPKPKRDPNTKLSTSSETVNTGTTSKSGKLPDRTEVSAKPRPHSDEYTKKIPPPKPKRNPNTQLSTSFDETYIKKHGPMKATLTRDASLSQVSSPAPDTEEEEPVYIEMVGNILRDFKKDEDDQSEAVYEEMKYPIFDDVGQDSKCQCEYDHHTCSSQCATPTVPDLDFTKSPVPSTPKGLLCDIPPPFPNLLSHRPPLLVFPPAPVQCSPNSDESPLTPLEVTKLPVLENVSYIKQQAGASPSSLPPHTPGHQKLEKDQTVSHGTSTPGHTSSPPHPSTLYRTQSPHGYPKSHSASPSPVSMGRSLTPLSLKRPPPYDSVHSGSLSRSSPSVPHSTARNTLQEGGKMVSVSVSTYGSSSQSSSRSRTPTSPLEELTSLFTSGRSLLRKSSSGRRSKEPAEKPLDELKIRSHSTEPLPKLENKERGHHGTASCREPGKAQEWDGTPGPPMVSSRLGRSSVSPTMLAGGNSSESKSSCRLGRSASTSGVPPASVAPLRQPGELQPSQVTCMQWLQGDHTMLDMIEKKRCLCKEIKARQKSEKGLCKQDSMPILPSWKKNAGTKKYSPPPYSKQQTVFWDTAI